GTACGCCCCGGACGCCGAACTGACCGAGCTGTGCCGGGTGGTGGCGGCGTACGGCGGCTACTACTGCCCGCACCACCGCTCCTACGGCGCCGGCGCCCTTCAGGCGTACGCCGAGACGATCGCCGTCGCCCGGGAGGCCGGCTGCCCGCTGCACCTGACCCACGCGACGCTGAACTTCGGCGTGAACGAGGGCCGGGCGCCCGAGCTGCTGGCCCTGCTGGACGAGGCCCTCGACGCGGGCGCGGACATCACCCTCGACACCTACCCGTACACCCCCGGCTGCACCACCCTGGCCGCGCTGCTGCCGAGCTGGGCGAGCGAGGGCGGCCCCGAGGAGGTCCTGGCCCGGCTCGCCGACCCGGCGACGGCCGCGCGGATCCGGCACGAGCTTGAGGTCGCCGGCTCGGACGGCTGCCATGGCGTGCCGGTGCAGTGGGAGACGATCGAGATCTCCGGCGTCACCGACCCGGCACTCGGCGAGCATGTGGGCCGTACCGTACGGGAGTCGGCGGACCTGCGCGGCGAGGACCCGTGGGACACGGCCCGCCGCCTGCTGGTCGAGGACCGGCTCGGTACGACGATCCTCCAGCACGTCGGCCACGAGGAGAACGTCCGCGCGATCATGCGGCACCGCGCCCACACGGGCGGCTCCGACGGCATCCTCCGGGGCGCCAAGCCGCACCCGCGCGCCTACGGCACCTTCCCCCGCTATCTCGGCCACTACGTGAGGGAGTTGGGGATCCTGTCCCTGGAGGAGTGCGTCGCCCACCTCACCTCCCGGCCCGCGGCCCGGCTGCGGCTGCCGGACCGGGGGCTGGTGCGCGAGGGGTACCGGGCGGACCTGGTGCTGTTCGACCCGGAGACGGTGGCGCCCGGCGCGACCTTCGCCGAGCCGCGCCGACTGCCCACCGGGATCCCGTACGTCCTGGTCGACGGCCGGTTCGCCATCGAGGACGGCAAGCGGACGGACGTGCTCGCGGGCCGGTCCGTCCGCCGCACGGGCGTCCGCTAGCTAGGGCTTGGGCAGGACGCAGCCCGAGGCGCTGAGGTTCAGCTTGTTGCCCGTGGTGAAGCAGGCCGGGATCTGGTAGGTCTCCTCGGCGTAGTTGATGCCCTGACGGACGGTGACGTTGCCGCTCTCGTCCACCTCGCACGGGTTGTTCTCGGTGCAGCGCTCGCCGTCCTCGTTGCCGGTGTTGTTGACGGCGACGACCTTGCCGGTGCTGGTGTCGATGACCGGCGAGCCCGAGGTGCCGCCGATCGTGTTGCAGGAGGAGGTGTAGCGGACCGAGTCCTTCCAGGTCCACCCGCCCTCCTTCAGCCGGTACACGAACCCGTCGACGCTGCAGCTGTACGTCCGCTTCCAGTAACCGGAGACGACCTTGATGGCGGTACCGGCGGTGGGGTGGGTGTCGTTCACGGTGAGCGGGCTGATCCCGTACGCGCTCTTGATCTGCGCGTAGGTCGTGGTCAGCCGGTAGATGGTGACGTCCGTGTCCGTCATGGTCGAGTAGACGACCTGGTTGGCGCGCAGGGTGGCGACCCTGCTGCCGGAGGCGTTGAGCAGGCCGAAGCCACGGCTGGACGACTGGCCGGTGATGACCTCGCCGGGGTCGGGGAAGCCGGTCTCCAGGCAGTGGCCGTTGGTGAGCACGAGCGCCGGGTCGGTGTCGGCGGAGCTGGGGAAGCGGATGACCGAGCCGGAGCAGTTGCTGAGCGCGACGGTGCCGGCGTAGGAGACGGTCACCGCGGCCGGCTTGGCCACGTGCGGCGCGGCGACCGCGGGGGCGGCGCCCAGCCCGGCCAGGGCCAGTGAGGACAGCGCGGCAAGGAGAGGCTTGTTCATGTGGGGGTCCCCTCTTACGACGTGGGCGACCGGAGATCTTCCGGCCGCCCGCTCGTCGTTTGTCATGCGCATTGTCAGCGCGGGAGGGGGGTGGGGACAAGGACGTGGGGCGGGGCGTAGGGGTTTCCCTCTGTGGGGCAACTGGTGGGCGTGGAGGGAGCTTTGAGGGCGGGGCGAGGAGGGCGGGGGAAAGGAAGGGAGGCGAAGGGATCGGCCTGAACGGGTCACCACCCCGCTCGTCGTCACTGACCGTGCTTGCCACCGCGGCCGTGACCCCGGCCGGGGAAAGCGGTCAAGGAGGCCGTCGGGGTGGGCGCGGGCGCGCTGGACGTCGCCGGAGCCGGGGCGGAGGTCGTGGCGGTCGGGCCGCCGGCCGTCGGCGACTGGGCCCCGCGGGCGGACGAAGACGTGGATGACGGGGACGACGTGGCCGACGCGGACGACGAAGACGACCGGCCCACGGACACGCCGACCGCCGAGGTCGGGGCGGCGGCGGCCGGGGAACCGGCGTCCGTGCTGCCGCTCGGGGTACGGGAGTCGCCGACGGTCACGCGTCCGCCGCGGGCCGGGCCGGAGCCGTCCGGCGCGGGGGAATCCGAGCCGCCCGCCATGACGGCGATCACCGTGACCGCGCCGGCCACGCCCAGCGCCCCGGCCACGGCCGCCACCCGGCGCCGGCCGCCCGTGCCCCGCTCGGCACGCCGCCGCGCGGCCCGCCCCTCGCCCGGCGGAACCGGCTCGGTCAGCCGGGGCAGCTCGCTGGTCTTCTCGTAGGCGCTGCTCCAGCCGTGGGCGGCGGCGGGGTCGGCGTACTCGTCGTACGTCGGAGCGGCGGGGGCCTGAGGGAGGTACACGTTCGGCGCACCGGAGACCGCCGAAGCGTGCCCCGCGCCGGGCAGGACCTGGGTGGGCTCGGCGTCGTACCCGCTCGCCGGCGCCGGGACCGACGGCTCGCCGGTGTGACCGTCCGACGGAACCGGGACCTGGGCGGTGTGAACCGAGGCCGGCGAACCGTGCCCCGCGCCCGGCAGGACCTGGGTGGGCCCGGCGTCGTACCCGCTCGACGGAACCGGGACCGGCGAGCCGTGCCCCGCCGCCCCCGGCATCACCCGCGTCGACTCGGCGTCGTACGCATTCGGCGGAACCGGCGCCGGTGTGTTCGCGGTGTACCCGTTCGGCGGAGTGCGGGGCGCGTCGCCCGGTGCGTGTCCGCCGTCCATGCCCGTCTCCTCGTGCATCCCCGCCCCACTCCGCCTCGCTGTGCACACGCCGCCACCAGGCCCGCCCCCCGGGCGACCCCGCCGTACGGCCGAGGCCGGCGCGACGGAGCGGCACCGCATTTTAGGGACGCAAGTGGCTCCTGAGACAGCCGTCGGCGATATCCGGGCAATTCGCCGTGTCTCACGTGTCGGAAAACACGAGCCATGAGCCGTTACCGGGCCGTAAGCTCGCGGCATGCAGGTGATCCAGTCGACCAAGCTCGCCAACGTCTGTTACGAGATCCGGGGCCCGGTTCTCGAGGAGGCCATGCGGCTTGAGGCGGCGGGTCACCGCATCCTCAAGCTCAACACCGGCAACCCGGCCGCCTTCGGCTTCGAGTGCCCCCCGGAGATCCTGGAGGACATCCTCCGGAACGTGTCGTCCGCGCACGGTTACGGCGACGCCAAGGGCCTGCTGGCCGCCCGCCGCGCGGTCGTCATGCACAACCAGACCCTCGGCATCGAGACGGACGTCGAGCACGTCTTCATCGGCAACGGCGTCTCCGAGCTGATCGTGATGGCGATGCAGGGCCTGCTGGACGACGGCGACGAGGTCCTCGTACCGGCCCCGGACTACCCGCTGTGGACGGCCGCCGTGTCCCTCTCCGGCGGTACGGCCGTGCACTACCGCTGCGACGAGCAGTCGGACTGGATGCCGGACCTGGCCGACGTGGAGCGCAAGGTCACCGACCGCACCAAGGCCATCGTCATCATCAACCCGAACAACCCCACGGGCGCGGTGTACGACGAGGCGGTGCTCAAGGGCCTCACCGACATCGCCCGCCGGCACAACCTGCTGGTCTGCTCGGACGAGATCTACGACAAGATCCTCTACGACGGCGCCACGCACACTCCGACCGCGAAGATCGCCCCCGATCTGCTCACCCTCACCTTCAACGGCATGTCGAAGGCGTACCGGGTGGCCGGGTACCGGGTCGGCTGGATGTCGATCTCCGGCCCGCGCGCGCACGCCGACTCCTACATCGAGGGCCTGACGATCCTGGCGAACATGCGCCTGTGCGCCAACATGCCGGGGCAGCACGGGGTGGTCGCCGCGCTCAGCGGACGCCAGTCGATCAAGGACCTGGTGCTGCCGGGCGGACGGCTGAAGGAGCAGCTGGACACCGCGTACGAGCTGCTGACGCAGATCCCGGGCGTGAGCTGCGTCCGCCCCAAGGGCGCGCTGTACCTCTTCCCGCGCCTCGACCCGCAGGTCTTCAAGATCAAGGACGACCGGCAGATGGTCCTGGACCTGCTGCGCCGGGAGAAGATCATGGTCGTCCAGGGAACGGGCTTCAACTGGCCCGAACCGGACCACTTCCGGGTGGTGACCCTGCCGACGGTCGGCGACCTGCGCGACGCGATCACCAGGATCGGCAACTTCCTGGACGGCTACAGCCAGCCG
This genomic interval from Streptomyces sp. NBC_00557 contains the following:
- a CDS encoding N-acyl-D-amino-acid deacylase family protein, with product MEQLVIRDADVVDGSGEPSYRADVVVDGGRIVSIVKEAAAAGCQRPRAMRELDAEGLVLSPGFIDMHAHSDLALLRDPDHSAKAAQGVTLEVVGQDGLSYAPVDDRTLEEVRRAVTGWNGYGDDVGIDWRSVGEYLDRLDRGIAVNAAYLVPQGTVRALVVGWEDRPATAEELDRMRRLVAEGLEQGAVGLSAGLTYPPGMYAPDAELTELCRVVAAYGGYYCPHHRSYGAGALQAYAETIAVAREAGCPLHLTHATLNFGVNEGRAPELLALLDEALDAGADITLDTYPYTPGCTTLAALLPSWASEGGPEEVLARLADPATAARIRHELEVAGSDGCHGVPVQWETIEISGVTDPALGEHVGRTVRESADLRGEDPWDTARRLLVEDRLGTTILQHVGHEENVRAIMRHRAHTGGSDGILRGAKPHPRAYGTFPRYLGHYVRELGILSLEECVAHLTSRPAARLRLPDRGLVREGYRADLVLFDPETVAPGATFAEPRRLPTGIPYVLVDGRFAIEDGKRTDVLAGRSVRRTGVR
- a CDS encoding trypsin-like serine peptidase; translation: MNKPLLAALSSLALAGLGAAPAVAAPHVAKPAAVTVSYAGTVALSNCSGSVIRFPSSADTDPALVLTNGHCLETGFPDPGEVITGQSSSRGFGLLNASGSRVATLRANQVVYSTMTDTDVTIYRLTTTYAQIKSAYGISPLTVNDTHPTAGTAIKVVSGYWKRTYSCSVDGFVYRLKEGGWTWKDSVRYTSSCNTIGGTSGSPVIDTSTGKVVAVNNTGNEDGERCTENNPCEVDESGNVTVRQGINYAEETYQIPACFTTGNKLNLSASGCVLPKP
- a CDS encoding pyridoxal phosphate-dependent aminotransferase — encoded protein: MQVIQSTKLANVCYEIRGPVLEEAMRLEAAGHRILKLNTGNPAAFGFECPPEILEDILRNVSSAHGYGDAKGLLAARRAVVMHNQTLGIETDVEHVFIGNGVSELIVMAMQGLLDDGDEVLVPAPDYPLWTAAVSLSGGTAVHYRCDEQSDWMPDLADVERKVTDRTKAIVIINPNNPTGAVYDEAVLKGLTDIARRHNLLVCSDEIYDKILYDGATHTPTAKIAPDLLTLTFNGMSKAYRVAGYRVGWMSISGPRAHADSYIEGLTILANMRLCANMPGQHGVVAALSGRQSIKDLVLPGGRLKEQLDTAYELLTQIPGVSCVRPKGALYLFPRLDPQVFKIKDDRQMVLDLLRREKIMVVQGTGFNWPEPDHFRVVTLPTVGDLRDAITRIGNFLDGYSQP